ACACATTCAATTTACAACATGCGTTCATCACAATGGAATTACTCAAGATGGTCAatttaaagaataataataataaaaaaaaaagctggattCCTCACGGGACATTTATCAATGCAAATGGCAAATGAGGAGGTGCgcacagaggaggaggacatTTGGACAGGAGGTGTGTATCATGCACAcaattctttgtgtgtgtgtgtgtgtgtgtgtgtgtgtgtgtgtgtgtgtttagttggTAGAGGCTGCTGTGAACACTGGTCCGGAGTGCACATTCTCTCCAGAAACCTCGCCCATGGCCTGAAGGGCTGCAGTGGCAGCCATGGCTTTAGCGTGCTTCTTATTGGGGCTGGCCGTCTGGGGCTGATACTCGCCACCGTTCACCATCACCTGCAATTATAGAAGGTCAAAGATCAGACAAGGTGCTAGAAAACGTTCAGATCTTTATTTGTCTTAAAAAGGCAGCCATGCCTTGAACAGGAAGTTCTTGCGGTGGTCGGGCCCGCTGTGGTGCACCATGACGAACTCGGGTGGCATCCACTTCTTCTTATTACACAGCTCTATCAGTGCAGACACCGGGTGCTTCCCTGCAGGGGTCAGAAATTAGTTTTGATTTCAGGTTTGAAACCAGGGATCGTGGCAAGTCAGATGAGTACAGCAGCAGGTGATTGTTCAGAACTTCACAAAACCATATTAAATCACTTTATTAGTTTTCACAAATGTGATATTCACTGGTAAGAAAGGTTGAATTAAAAAACGCTGCATTAACATCTGCATGTTGAACTTGAAAGTGAGCGATTAACTCACCTTGCAGGTCCTTCATAACTACCAGGCTTCCAGACTTTTGGGTCTTCTCTCCCTCCGCCACCAGACCTGCGGGGGGAACAAAACACAGTAAGGCTCCTTCAAATCCAGACGTTACACAGCAACAAGGTGCCTAAATCTGTGTAAATTTTGCACCAATCCCATTGAACATAACGAAGTGCACAAAGAGtgcttgaggaaaaaaaaaattataataaaaaaataaataaaaaaatatgtcaggTTTCTGCCCTCACCACAGTGTCACCAGTTCTGAACATGAATCAGTGCGCCACGATATGCGAAATCCCACAGGGACCAGCCATTGGACCGCTTATGCTTAATCTTTACATGGTGTAAAAAAATTCTACAGGAGGAGGAAGGATTACCCGGATTACACCACACATTATTTAGTGCTAAATTAATCCTTTTTAATGCTACATCCTGTCAGCTTATTCCTACTTTCTAGAGCCCATAGACACACATCTGCAGTTCACCATGGACTATCTGGTTCTCTGACCAGTTCAAGACAGAAAAACGTGAGCATCTGACTACGTTCTGAAATGGAGGAGAACCCCGGAAGACGTGGCCTCACCTTTACGGTCAATTTTAAAGTCGATGACGATGGGCTCCACTGTGCCCTCCCTGTGCTTTCCCAGTCCCTCGCCAGCGCGCCATCCCATCTTCCGCATCAATACCTCGCCCATGCCCCCCGAAACGGGCGCTGCCTTCAGGAACTGGTcctggagagaggagagaaggaccAGGTGGAGAGAGGGGCGAAGCACAGAGAAGGAAGAGGGCACCGTGAGGTGAAGAAGTCTTGTACTCATTACATGTCTGCCTTacgccatcatcatcatcatcatacaaAGGCCACAATTCCACCTGGGTGACACTAGTAATCACTTAATTCTTTTTAATAACCATGCAAGAAATGCTTctaggaaaaaaataaaaaaaaaagtagagtAGAACTAGTTTGGTGAGAAGAAGTCTACCTGTATCTCCCACAAGACCATCTAAAGCCCACCACGTTCAGGagaaattaagaaaataaagacatacgtacgcacacacattcataaaatcagagtaaaggggttaaatctctctctctctctctcacacacacacacacaaagtaaggGTGCTGGATGGTGTACGTACCTAGGCCCCGCTCAGCTGCACAGCTTCAGATGGGACTAGAAAAGGCCTGACAGACACCATGGCAACAAGGCAGCTACAAGGACTGAGCCTGCAACAAGTGTCCATACAGAGGGGTGAGAGTTCACAGGGCAGGCTGTGAACCCACACCCCCCTGCCCTCCAACCCGCCGTGCACTCGCACATCCATCAGCCCTCCCTTCCACTCGAAAGCTCGAGCGGAATTTAAAACAGTCGCCTGCAGCGGCAGAACGTCTAGGCTTCTACTGACATACTGTAATTGTAGTAAACTGACATTGTGGCATTATTAAAAGCAACTTGTTCATAATTAATGCTCTTTTATGAAACCACTGGAACATGTATACTGAgcagacagatttaaaaaaaaaaaaaaaaaatgtaaaatttaaggTTACCCTGCGGCTACATTTCTATCCACGAATGCTGGAGCGTCCTCGGAAGACAAAATTCAGGGCAAGAGGCCAAAAATGTGTGTTCCCTTCACTCACAGCAGTATAAGAACCCCACATACGGCGCCCAAAATAACTACTGACTTATATGTATAGTGCATAGTGTGCAGTTAGCAACCACAGCCAAAAAAACTCCCACGGACCCTGAGCGACGTGCTCTGACGGAACCCGATCGGGACGCTAGTGCTGACCCGACACCGCCCACATACTGTTGTCGTGGAAACAACTTCACTGTATGAATCAGATCCAGGCGGCGGTGCTGTGGTCTGacattgattttttatttagataaaATAACCTTCAACCCTCAAATCCTCCCTGAAACACATGTCACACGGTGCTAGGCAGTGAGCCGGGGGGACTGGCTCAGACCTTTACCTTCTTGATCCAGGCCTGCGGGCCGCTATTGGACAGCTCGTCAGACGAGAGCACCTGAGCCCCCGTGGAGCCGGTGAAGAGGCCCGGGATGGTGTTGGACTGGGCCCACGCGTCAACCTGCCGTGGAAGGAGGGATCGCAGGTTACCAGAGGTGCGAACATTCTACGTTGCCTCAACGTGATGGCttcagatatttacatttaccagacgcccttatccagtgcgacttacaatcagtagttacagggacagtccccccctggagacactcagggttaagtgtctagctcagggacacaatggtagtaagtggggtttgaacctgggggttctggttcgtaggcgagtgtgttacccactaggctgctaccagtGTGATGAGAGGTGAGGCCGAACGGGGCTTTCTTCTGGCCTCAGGTGAGGGCGAGCTGAACAGCCaacgtttttctgctcatcggagcaaatcaaagcatccaggcgggcgttcagcaccagcgttcggtCATGTTTCTGATTATATCAAATAAATGCCAGCGAAAAGGCAATCGAACGGAGCAGGCAGAAATCAATCACGGAGTGgcgctgatctcagatcaggccgccacagtcactactttttaacaacaaacaaacaaaagatttAATCAATCGTGTTCTGCaatgcattgatgcagaatcgtccacgtcctCTACTAATTACCACAATTTGCAATTCTTCCTAATCTCCTACAATGTGATTCAACAATTTAAACCAAAGATTATTACCTGCTCCTGGGCTCGAACGAGCATGCACATAGCGTTGATGTCGAAAGGGTTCTCGGCCAGACGCTTCTGAGCCACAGCCCGCTCGCTCACCGCCACGGTGATGTCCACTGCCTGGGGGTTGGTCAACAGCACGCATGTTAAAAGAcattggaaataaaaataaaaaaaacacaattggaCATTCGCAGACCTGTGAGGGGGCTTCAGGAAAGACGCTGTCGCTGCTTTTGCCGGGAGCGTCGGCACCGGCGGACGAGGAAGACTTTTCGCCGTTCTTCTCCACAGGGACCCACTCCCCGTAGGCCCCGTCACACTCCTTCTTGCGGTGCTGCGAGCCGGACGACACCGGAAACTCTTTGGCGAAGGCGGCGTCGGTTCGCCCAGCCGGCTTCACCGAAGTGTTCTGAGGGATGGGTTTGGGGAGGGGCATCacaggaggggggtggggtggggcagggaggaggggggaggggtTACTGCAAAAACCAGGGAAAAACAGAGATGCGTTCAACATGGCAAATGGTTGAAGGTCTGGTACTTTTTTAATGCATCGATACCATTGGTTACCATGGTATTGCCTACACATTAAACTGGAACATTCCGGCAGCAAAGCAGACTTCAGCCATTTGCCAAATTAACCCCATCCCCTCAAATGGTCTTCTTGTTCGACTCGGCCTCCGGTATGTAAAACCAGCACAACAATGGCAGAGGTCTTACATTGAGGCTGAAGGAGATGCCCCTGTTCTCCTTCAGGGCCCCTGCAGCGAATGGCCTCTCGTCGTCCTCGTCGTCGGACACGTGCGGCTTGGCGATGGCCATCTCCTCCTTGCTCTCTGCTATCTGTTTACACTTCTGCGAGAGACCACAACTCATGATAACTCGAGTGGAATGTCATGGAGGATTTTGAGCGTGAGACTACGTCCAACATGAAAAAGTTTGAAAACCAACCGAGGTTTGTTAATATGGGCTTTGTGCATGTGCGATCCTACATCGACCAATCCCGCGTGGGCCTTAATTACAATATTAATCAGCATAGGTACAAACAGTTGATTCATCACAGATCACAAGTCAATCCACAGTTCAGTTGGCCACTGATATTCTCAAGGTGTGACCAAAAAAGGGAGTTGTCCACACAGGcctgtatataaatatgaaatctaaccaaaagaagaaatgatatgtgtgtgtgtgtatagtgacTCTAATAGGTCAAGTTGTCATCATGAATTGATTTAAATGATCTTGAGCTACCCGACcattaatttttattcattatcaataaGCTTGAACCGTCAACAATCGTGCCCAGCTTTCCTACAATCTAATTAAAAGGTTCTTCCACAATTACTCGGCCTTCGAGGGTCATGGTCTTTCGAGCTCACCGTATAACTGTGCCAAAGGTCAGAATATGTAAagactcacagacacacacaagaggAATAAGTCTTATCCAGCCCTGGACCGTACGGAGCCCTTTCTTACCTCGGTTAACTCCttgatgctgatgctgttgaCCTGCTTGATGACCTTCTGCTTGGCCTCTTCGATGTTGGCGAGGTTGGGCATAGTGGCCGCCGGAGGAGGCTTGTTGGTAATGGTGGGCAGGGGAGGGTAGGACTGCATGGACGCCAGCGCACCGATGGTGGAGAGGGCGGTCATGGTGGCCGCAGTCATGCTCGCCATGGCCGCGTTCATGGTCATGCTGGACACGTTCATGTTGACGGGCAGGGGAAGGGGCAGAGTCAGAGGGGTGGGGTTTGTTGAGGGGAGGGGTAGCTGGAGGACTGACTTGGGGCGCAGACTTTCAGGAATGGGCATTCCGGCTTTGGCACACATGGCAGCGGCGTTCGCTTTGGCAATTTCCAGAAGCTGGTCTTTATCTGAAGGAAGGAAATGATCAAATATATGAGCATCGGCAACAAGTCCACAGCACCTTTCAAGATGTGACGGTGACAGTCCTACCCAGTTCCGTCAGGCGTGGCGGCGTCTGGCTGGTGCCGCGTTGGGTTTGCGAGCCCGACCTCTTCTTGCGCAGTATGAGGACGGGCGAGCGGCTCGGTTCCCGCTTCCACCGGTCGCGTCCGCTGAACATCCGGCCAAAGCCGCCGTGCCTCCTGCGAGAGCCGGAACCCGAACGGGACCTCCTGCCGCGGCCGGGAGACCGAGACTCCGTGCGTCTCCTCTTTTCTGCCGACCGAGACCTTTTCCTCCGAGACCGCGAGCGGGATTTCGATCTCGTCCTTTCAGGTGACTTTGATCGGGACCGTTTCTTCCGGGTCCTAGACTTTGATCTGGACCGCCTCCTGCGTGAGGGTGTTCTCGACTTCCTCCTCTTGCCGCGCGAGGAAGACCTTTTGACTGGCGTCTCAGACCTTCGCTTCTTCGAGGCCGATTTTGAACGCTTCCTTCTCATCGAGTCAGGTTTTGAATGCCTGCTACGATCTGGAGACTTAGATCTCGACCTGTTGGTCGTTGTGGGAGAATGTGGCTTGTTTCTGGCAGGTGATCCAGGAGAATGTCTTTCCATAGAGAAAGCTGTGGAAATGTCTTCCCGTTTAGCACAGGCAAGTTGGTGAATTGGCTCTTCAGGGACAGAGGAAGCCCCTTCAGAGGCCGTCAGAGGCACCTTGATGGTGTTGCCATCGTCCGTAGGGCTGAGTCTCACTTCTTCCTTCAAAGTGGTCGAGGTGGTAACGAGGAAGGGAACTGGTCTCCAAGAACCTTTAGGAACAGTCACAGTCTGGCATGCAGCATCTGGGGTGCTTTCCTCAACAAGCCCGGTGGTCACTCCCGTTTTTACTGGAGCTGCAGACAGACAATCATCCTTCAGCtttttcccttcttctgaaGGAGAACTCGTATTCCTAGACACAGATTCGGTCCTCATGTCCTGCTCATTGTCAACAGACTTACTGAAAGGCGATATTGTCCTTGCTCTCGACATTCTCTGAGCTGAGTGAGACATAGAGCATCTGGACAACGACCTTGACTGTGAGCGACTGGAATGTTGTGAAGACCGTGATTTGCGATTCCGGGGAGATCTAGACCGGGATCGTCTGGATCCGGTTTTCCTGAAAGACCTGGACCTGCGCCGAGAACGAGACCTGGACCTGGAATACCTTCCTTTTCCATCAGGCCGCGAACGAGACCTGGATCGTCTCCTGCTTCGAGAACTGGGCCTTGATGGTCTACTCTCTCGTGATGTAGACTTTGAGCGCTTTTCCCGCCTTGGTGAGAAAGACCTAGATTTATGTTCTTGACTCTTTCTAGATCTAGACCTGTGCCTGTCAGGTCTTTGGCCATTTCTACGCCTGGACGCGGATCGTGACTTCCTCCGTGAGCGAGACCGAGAGTCGGAACGGGATCGGGACACACCTCTCCTTCGCGTCTCCTCGAGACCAGCCGAGATATCCGAGACGTCCGTGCTTTTGTGTGCGGAACTTTCGACCTTTGGAATGATGTCGGGCAGATCTTGGGGCTTGGCCAGAATTACGCCCTGGTCACACTCCCACGGCAGCTTCTCATGGCTGCTAGCAGATGCAGCCGGTATTTTAGACTCTGCTTCGGATTCGGTCACAGACACAGAAGTGCTGGATTTATTATTCCCCTCTTTccgtttcttctttttcttcttctttttcttgctacagagagaaacaaaaaaattatactgaagtaaaaacaataaaaacgaTTTCAGATTTTTACATTGCAGTACAATTCTCCAGAGTTATTTCTGgcaaaatcatttacatttacagcgtttggCAGCTGGAgacaaaaaagtgaagtgattgtcacatgtgatacacagcagcacagcacacggtgcacacagtgaaatttgacatctgcatttaacccatcaccctcagtgagcagccatgacaggcgcccggggagcagagtgcgattcgaaccggcaaccttctgattacagggccgcttcctcaaccgctaggcttGGAATTGTACCATTACTGTACCATATTGTACCATTTCCAGAGTCAAAACgtccaataaacaaagtttcCCACCTTGAATGAGTCTCCCCATTGGACTCCGCTCCTGACTCAGAGCTGCTTCCTttccgttttttctttttcttcttgctCTTGTGTCGTTTGTGCTTCTTGCTTTTCTTACGGGGAGCATCTCCACGATCTGCTCGAGCCAGATCTGGCTTGACTGACGCAGGATCAGTGTGCTCGGCGCTTCCTGTGGACGTAACCAGAGGACGTTTTCGTCATCGCTGGCCCACTGTAGGGCTGCAAATCGTGCAGGTGGGTTTCAAGGGGTTTTCTGGCTAACTCACCTGACTGCCCTTTCACAGCTTCACCACTCATGGGATGTGGGAGGTCCTGCTGTCCTGCATTATCCACAGAACAATTTTTGCTTCCATTTGAGTGGCATTCACCTGAttggctaaataaaaaaaataataatactaatacatCATAATTACTAGATCAGACCACACCAAATAAAGTAGAGTAACTGGGGCATTTATTTTTGGTTAGAGCCTATTCTCAGAAACCCTACAATAACTTatggatattgtgagagacatagtggatgtcatacatatggTGTTTGCTTCAATAGTATTGGGGTGATTTTGTGTTTTAGATGTAAtggccttatattggggccaataccaagagacaaagtggcatcaatttcaacattctgtgggcaTAAAAAGCTGGTTTTGTCAGTacgtcattccaagttcatcatccAAACAGCCATGAACCCACGACGTCACTTAACGGATGAGCAGCGTCACCTGCCCATGTTAGTcacaggcagtcagatgttgctcgtgaacttggtgaaagtgaagtgagtgtcattgtgatgccCTGTCTTGGTTATTGGACATGCGTGcctgcatcaagacacagaactactggcagagttgaTGACGGACCCAGGgatggagccccacgagtgactgACCGCAACGATGACTGGTACCCAAGTACCCTGACATAGTTATGCAACTGCAACACGGCCGCTGGCCCATCTATGATATGtgaggggtactagggtttccagacaaaccattcacaaCCAACTCCACTGACACTGAGACAGCACCGTGAACGTTTACAGTGGGCAcgagaccatgtgacctggacaatgcagcagaggTCTacagtcctgttcactgatgagtgtcacgtcagcgttgctggagaaggtggggTGAACGAtatgctgaggtcaacatggtccacAGGAGGTGCAACATCAGGCAGGCACAAAACAggtttggttattgtacatggctcattCACTGCACGTTCTTCCTTCAGAGACATCATAAAACCGATCATAATCACCCCCCCATTcggccagcacacccccaactttctgttcatggatgataatgctccacaacatcgtggcagaattgtcacagctcgaccccatagagcacgtctgggaccagctAAAGCAGAGACTAAAttatcgtaccccacccccacgtgacctggcagaactgcgtgtagcactgGTGGAAGAGTGGAACTATTTGCCTCAGAACATCATCGTGAGGCtcgtgaggagcatgagacgtctctgtcaagctgtcattgcggcaaatggtaCAGCAAAATGCGGCAGAGTCTTTTAGATGCTGGAACAGACTGTTGATAAAGTAATATAATACTTGAGAAtacttttatatatgtaaaatatatatttgtgcatATCTGTATATGTAGTATATATGTAAGAATAAGAATATATGTAAGTCTACATATGTAACCACATGATGGTTGACAATCTCTGAACGAAACGGTACACCTACACACTGCATGTGAGTAACGGAGGGTGTGGGTGCAGGATGCAGAGcacaagtataaaaaaaaacagatcagcTTCACAGATACCCATCTTACAGACACCCGATCCACTTCTCTGAACTAATATCTGACTGACGTCCGGCACCCATATTGGATCTGCGCATCCCTAATTTCAAAAGCAATTCATACGGCCCCTAATCAACTTTAAACTCATAATGCAGCGAAACGGAGTGAAACAGAACGTTCCCTCCACCCACGTGGCCACACAAGCTTCAGGGACAATGTCCTCCACCCAACCCTCATAACCACTCGTAACCTGCGTTTACTCTTCTACATTACTCTTCCTACAGCTGCATCCCATTTCCTACCGATAATCCATGTTGATAGCCGAACTGTGCACAGAGCAGACCGGCCATCTTGACCATCACTGACCGGGGATGTAAGCAGGGCTCAGTCCCTTCCATCCGGCCGAGAAACCTTCTCCAGGACAGAACCGAGACTCGAACACGGGACAAGCACGTCCCATAATTCATCAGTCATtgatttatacacacacacacacacacacacacacacacacatatatatatatatatatatatatatatagagcaTATCGgacaaatacaaacatttaaTGATCATATACAGCTGCTGTGATGCTGCCATTAACGAAAAAAGCGGGGCTGGACTCATTTAcaacagaaaatgtaaatatcatgcGTGATTCGAGCGTGTGGCAGTTTATAAAAACTAGCCTGACTGCAGCTAGCCTCTGCTAAGCGGCGACTTCCCGCGTCCAAAAAGCCCCCCGGGCCGAAGCCACGGAACAGCCGCACCAGCACAGAGCATCTACCTGGCATCTTGGCCTTCGTCTTCGATCTCTTTAATTTTGTTCATCACGAAATCGCGGAAAATCTGCTCGATGTTAGCCGCCATAACGCCTCCTGCGCGACAGCGACCGcttttcccacaatgccccGCGGCCGAGAgctgttattattttaaagggaCAGCGCAAGCTTTTCGGAGTTGCATGTTCCCATCGCACCGTAGCTCCCTACGTAGGGCACTCCACCTGGTATTCACTCCGTAGTGTGTAGAGAGTGAATGAAATGGATCGCCGATAATTGAGATTTTCCTGAAGCACCgaaaagcaaaataataaattcGCTCACTCACTTTCTTTAATTTAAATTCACATCAGATACAGCATCAGGAGACcaagatataaataaattcataataggggacctttaaaaccaGTTCTGGAACTAACTACCCGGAACATTCAGAGTTATCCTGTAATAGCAGCATGTTTTAGACAAACTCTCCTGTATTAGAAGGGATTACTCATCTTTTCTAAGGCCAATGAAGTTGAAATAATCCCCCTGGGCGAGTAGTCAGATTCACTAAGAACTCAGAAAACAAACCACTCAATATGTATCTTCAGCACATAATACTAAATAAAAGATAATTTAAAAAGGTGAAGAAGCCATTTCGGGCCCCAGTAGATGGCGATCTTCAATACAAGATTAAGGCCCAGACCGTTACCCCGAGAGCCATGTTTTAACAAATACATTCATTACGCTGCACAGTCTACACAAAGTGCAAAAAACAAGAATATGCATATGTGGCAGAAGTATTATTGCTTTGTTATATGGCCTCTGACACGGTAGTGATGATGTCATGTTCCTTGATGAGGGAGGTGAGAAGTCGCTGTGTTGATTTCATTCGGCATCGGTTTCCTCATCGCCCGTCTGGACACAAGGCAGAATGGAATGCGGGTACGGGGAGGCCGCGTCGACGGCCCAGCTAGAGCGTGGACTGTTTGAGAGTACgtttacaattacggcattttATCCGAGCCACttagtgaagtgatacactgcaacacagcagacggtgcacacggtgaaatttgtcctctgcatttaaccatcacccttggtgagcagtgaacagccatgacaggcgcccggggagcagtgtgcggggacggtgctttgctcagtggcacctcggcagggccacttccttaaccactaggccaccactgccccacactgCCCCTTATAgttggtagttacagggacagtcgccccggACCAGTGGACCACAGTAGAATCGTTGGTGTGGAGTGGAATGTGAACCTGACACTGCTACACAACACCAGCCCAAATGAGTTCAGAATTATAATAATTAGAACGTCTCCTTGgaagacaaaaacaagaaattatatgagatttattttaaaatctgaaaagGACTTCCAAGGCCCACCGGAACACCGGAGCTAAGAAATAACGGCGAATGTATTGTGACTGCTGAAGAGTTTTATTCTGCTGAAAGCCAAGTGGTCGGTGGAAAGCCGGCAATGAGCGTGAGAGTGAAGGTTGTGTGAAGGGTCAAAGAGGTCTTGTGCAGAAGGAGAGAattttatagaaattgtatagtttttttaaGCTAAATTTTACACATAAGCTGACTTTCCTGACTTTCGTAAAAAAGTAAGCGATCTGCTGTTCTTAAGTAGGTATTACTCGCTTTTGTCTGGATGTGCAGTCAATATTacttaaattaatttacatatgtatgtataatacTTTACATTGTGCTCTTTTGATTGGAGCGCTGGACGTGGATGGCCACGTGAC
This genomic stretch from Denticeps clupeoides chromosome 5, fDenClu1.1, whole genome shotgun sequence harbors:
- the sonb gene encoding protein SON isoform X1, producing the protein MAANIEQIFRDFVMNKIKEIEDEGQDASQSGECHSNGSKNCSVDNAGQQDLPHPMSGEAVKGQSGSAEHTDPASVKPDLARADRGDAPRKKSKKHKRHKSKKKKKKRKGSSSESGAESNGETHSSKKKKKKKKKRKEGNNKSSTSVSVTESEAESKIPAASASSHEKLPWECDQGVILAKPQDLPDIIPKVESSAHKSTDVSDISAGLEETRRRGVSRSRSDSRSRSRRKSRSASRRRNGQRPDRHRSRSRKSQEHKSRSFSPRREKRSKSTSRESRPSRPSSRSRRRSRSRSRPDGKGRYSRSRSRSRRRSRSFRKTGSRRSRSRSPRNRKSRSSQHSSRSQSRSLSRCSMSHSAQRMSRARTISPFSKSVDNEQDMRTESVSRNTSSPSEEGKKLKDDCLSAAPVKTGVTTGLVEESTPDAACQTVTVPKGSWRPVPFLVTTSTTLKEEVRLSPTDDGNTIKVPLTASEGASSVPEEPIHQLACAKREDISTAFSMERHSPGSPARNKPHSPTTTNRSRSKSPDRSRHSKPDSMRRKRSKSASKKRRSETPVKRSSSRGKRRKSRTPSRRRRSRSKSRTRKKRSRSKSPERTRSKSRSRSRRKRSRSAEKRRRTESRSPGRGRRSRSGSGSRRRHGGFGRMFSGRDRWKREPSRSPVLILRKKRSGSQTQRGTSQTPPRLTELDKDQLLEIAKANAAAMCAKAGMPIPESLRPKSVLQLPLPSTNPTPLTLPLPLPVNMNVSSMTMNAAMASMTAATMTALSTIGALASMQSYPPLPTITNKPPPAATMPNLANIEEAKQKVIKQVNSISIKELTEKCKQIAESKEEMAIAKPHVSDDEDDERPFAAGALKENRGISFSLNNTSVKPAGRTDAAFAKEFPVSSGSQHRKKECDGAYGEWVPVEKNGEKSSSSAGADAPGKSSDSVFPEAPSQAVDITVAVSERAVAQKRLAENPFDINAMCMLVRAQEQVDAWAQSNTIPGLFTGSTGAQVLSSDELSNSGPQAWIKKDQFLKAAPVSGGMGEVLMRKMGWRAGEGLGKHREGTVEPIVIDFKIDRKGLVAEGEKTQKSGSLVVMKDLQGKHPVSALIELCNKKKWMPPEFVMVHHSGPDHRKNFLFKVMVNGGEYQPQTASPNKKHAKAMAATAALQAMGEVSGENVHSGPVFTAASTN
- the sonb gene encoding protein SON isoform X2, producing MAANIEQIFRDFVMNKIKEIEDEGQDASQSGECHSNGSKNCSVDNAGQQDLPHPMSGEAVKGQSGSAEHTDPASVKPDLARADRGDAPRKKSKKHKRHKSKKKKKKRKGSSSESGAESNGETHSSKKKKKKKKKRKEGNNKSSTSVSVTESEAESKIPAASASSHEKLPWECDQGVILAKPQDLPDIIPKVESSAHKSTDVSDISAGLEETRRRGVSRSRSDSRSRSRRKSRSASRRRNGQRPDRHRSRSRKSQEHKSRSFSPRREKRSKSTSRESRPSRPSSRSRRRSRSRSRPDGKGRYSRSRSRSRRRSRSFRKTGSRRSRSRSPRNRKSRSSQHSSRSQSRSLSRCSMSHSAQRMSRARTISPFSKSVDNEQDMRTESVSRNTSSPSEEGKKLKDDCLSAAPVKTGVTTGLVEESTPDAACQTVTVPKGSWRPVPFLVTTSTTLKEEVRLSPTDDGNTIKVPLTASEGASSVPEEPIHQLACAKREDISTAFSMERHSPGSPARNKPHSPTTTNRSRSKSPDRSRHSKPDSMRRKRSKSASKKRRSETPVKRSSSRGKRRKSRTPSRRRRSRSKSRTRKKRSRSKSPERTRSKSRSRSRRKRSRSAEKRRRTESRSPGRGRRSRSGSGSRRRHGGFGRMFSGRDRWKREPSRSPVLILRKKRSGSQTQRGTSQTPPRLTELDKDQLLEIAKANAAAMCAKAGMPIPESLRPKSVLQLPLPSTNPTPLTLPLPLPVNMNVSSMTMNAAMASMTAATMTALSTIGALASMQSYPPLPTITNKPPPAATMPNLANIEEAKQKVIKQVNSISIKELTEKCKQIAESKEEMAIAKPHVSDDEDDERPFAAGALKENRGISFSLNNTSVKPAGRTDAAFAKEFPVSSGSQHRKKECDGAYGEWVPVEKNGEKSSSSAGADAPGKSSDSVFPEAPSQAVDITVAVSERAVAQKRLAENPFDINAMCMLVRAQEQVDAWAQSNTIPGLFTGSTGAQVLSSDELSNSGPQAWIKKAQSL